GGACAGTTGGTCCTGCATGGGCGTCACCCTTGACACCATGGTTTGGAATGAGCGTTATACTGGGGACAGCAGTCTTCGAGACAGAATGAGAACCCGAAAGGGAAACGCTGTTGACAGACATGATTTTGATGTCTTTGGTGCGAAAGCGTCGCTCTCGTCTCGTAATGAATAGGTATGATTTTGATATAGTAGGTGTATACTAAttcatcctctttctttttccaacaTGACAATTATTTATCTGCCCATTTATCCCACTATCGGGAATGGTGTGCAGGTGACGGACGGATACATTTATGCATATACCCCGCAGGAGATGAGCTTCGGATTCGTCCATCGCATCGTGCTACTGCAAGTCCATAGACGTGGTGATCGTTTATTTGCCCAACGTGCCACCCCAAAGTGTCATGCGATATTCTATGTTCATTGGACAAGCTATCACTGTCATTTGTATGGCTTTCTACCCAAAATTGAACTCACTCTATCCGATTTCCAGGCATATGCTGTGTACATCTGGAATATACGCAGCTTCAAACAAAAAGATTGTCTGTGGCCCTAACTATCCGTCGCCCCGCGAAATGAGATGAACAATATTTTCCAAGTGCATATTGAGGCCTGGCGCTAAAAGGGAAACTATATTAGGTAGCATACATGTGTATTGATTACTACTATACACTAATTCTCCTGCCAATCCAATCCACGAGGCTGAGCATGGGGCAGAGTATCTGCTCCACTTTCTGGACCCTATTCTATTCGTAGAGTCAATGGGCGGGAACATgttatttgatttttttctGCAACCCCAAAGTGATCCATGCACTGTTAGCAGAATCCAAGTTACTGCAAACTCTCAAGTAACCATTCGTCAACATGGTCGACCCCAACGAGTATACCGTCGGTTGGATCTGCGCAATCACTACCGAATACGTCGCTGCGCAAGCATTCCTTGACGAAAAGCACGAAAGCTCAGCATACCTGTCCCCGCAAAATAAGAATGACTACACCTTAGGCCGACTCGCGAACCATAACGTGGTCATCGCTGTACTGCCAATCGGCGAATATGGCACCTCCTCAGCAGCGCGGGTGGCCGAGACTATGCTGCACAGCTTTCCGAATGTGCGAATCGGCCTGATGGTCGGCATCGGCGGAGGTGCGCCAAGTGCAGACCATGATATTCGGCTTGGGGACATCGTGGTCAGCACCCCTTCGAATAACCATGGGGGTGTATTTCAGTACGACTATGGCAAGACCATCCAAGGGCAGAGGTTTTTCCCAACAGGCTACCTAGACCAGCCGCCCGCAGTTCTGCGCGCGGCTGTAAATGGGCTTCAGGCGCGATATGAAATCGAGGGTCATCATTTAGCAGGTGATATTGATCAAGCCTTggaaagaaacccaagattGCGGAAGAAATACGGACGACCGGATCCAGCCAGTGATCGGCTGTACCAAAGTCATATTGTTCATCCTCCACACGACAAATCTAATTGTACAATAAGCTGCGGGGATGATCCCTCTACCCTCGTGCTGCGGAACCCTCGTacggaagatgaagacagcCCGATAGTTCATTATGGGCTGGTCGCTTCCGCGAATCAGTTGATGAAAGATGCCTGCATGCGGGATAAGCTGACTATGGAAAAGGACGTTCTATGTTTTGAAATGGAGGCAGCGGGGCTAATGAATCACTTTCCCTGCTTGGTCATTCGTGGTATCTGTGACTATTCTGACTCCCATAAGAATAAGGCGTGGCAAGGGTATGCGGCAATGGCAGCGGCTGCCTACACGAAGGATGTATTGCGTCGGATCTCTCCTCAACATGTgcaggctgagaagaagattatgGAAATTCTCTCCACAGGTAAGCTTAACAAGTTTCCTTATACTGGTCAGTCATACTAACGATTCTTCAGTTAAAACTATCCATGAGACGACCCAAGATATTGATCGCGGCGTCAAAAGGTTACGCCAGCTCGGCGACGACCAAGAGTACCAAGCTGTCATTAATTGGCTTACACCGGTGAACTACGCTCTCCAACAAAATGATTTCATTGCCCGGCGGCAAGAAGGAACTGGAGAGTGGTTCCTGAATTCAACTGAATTCAAGCAATGGCTTAGCCAAAGCAAACAGACCCTATTCTGTCCTGGTATGCCTGGAGCAGGTAAAACAATGATCACCGCAACCGTAATCGATCATCTTTACCGTACATACCAGAATAAGCCCAAGACTAGCATCACGTATATCTATTGCAATTTCCGAcagcagcatcaacagcGGTACaccgaccttcttctcagcctgtTGAAGCAGCTAGTCCAAGGACAGCCTTTTATTCCCAATGCTGTGAGAGTACTTTACGATGAATgcaagggaagaggaagccgaccTTCTCACGAAGGAATCTTAAGTACTCTGTATAGTGTTGCTGCCTCTTACTCGAGACTTTTTATCCTCATCGATGCACTGGACGAATGTCAAGTCTCCAATGAAGATCGGGAACGATTTCTCCGCATAGTCTTTGGTGTTCAGGAGCGGACCAAGGCGAATATTCTTGTAACTTCTCGTTTTGTTCATGAGATTGAAAAAAGATTTGGGGAAAGCATCCGCTTGGAGATCAGAGCTAGCGACATGGACGTGCAGCGATATATTGAACAGCGACTGCAAAgctttccatccttcgttTTACATAACCCTGCTTTGCAGGCAGAGATTAAGACTAATCTTGCTCGGGCAGTTGAGGGAATGTCAGTATCAGTCGACGATAATTATCCCGACGCATTGGCTGACAAACATTAGGTTTCTTCTCGCAAAGCTTTATCTTGACTCCTTGGTTTATAAAACAACACCTAAGGCCATCAGGTGTGTGCTTGCAGATCTTGAGGTTACATCCGCGGAAAGATCAGACAACGGCCAGAAGTCCAAGGTTCTAGATCACGCATACAACCAAGCCATGGAGCGGATTCGTGGCCAAGCGCCAGAGCACCAAAAGCTTGCTAATCGAGTCTTATCATGGATTGCCTGTGCTACAAGGAACCTTACATTATCAGAGCTACGGCACGGGCTTGCTGTTGAGTTCAACACACCAGAGCTTGACGAAGACAATATGCCAGATATTGAACAGGCCGTCTCGGTATGTGCGGGCTTGGTGATAGTAGACGAAAAGAGTAACGCAGTTCGGCTTGTCCACTATACAACGCAAGAGTATTTTGAACGTACCTACAACGAATGGTTTTTTCAGGGGCATATTAATATTACAAAAGCTTGTCTGACCTACTTATCGTTTAAAGATTTCGATGGTGACCATTTCCTAACCCCAATGAAAATGGCCATGAGAACATGGTCAAATCCTCTGTATTATTATGCTGCGTTGAATTGGGGATACCATGCCAGAAAGGCCTacatggaagaagacaagcTTGTCTTAGACTTCATCCATAACACGTCCAAATTGTTGGTCTGCGGTCATTTTATACGACAAGGCCAGCTTGGCCGTGGTCTTGGGAGTGTAGATATGGAAAGCATGCACCTTACAGCGTGTCTAGGGCTATCAAAGTCCATGTCAATTCTGCTAGAAGGATCACATGATGTCGATCCAAGAGATTCCCTTTACATGACTCCACTACTGTGGGCTGCCATGCAGGGCCACGAAGCAGCAGTAAAGCTACTTCTAGAAAATGGCGCAGACGTTAACTCAGCAGATGCATGGGGAATGACTTCACTGTCCTGGGCTGCCAAAAGGGGTCATGAAGCTGTGGTTAAGCTCCTGCTGGAATGGAGTGCTGATACCGAGGAAAAGACTCGCAAGGGCGACACGCCTCTTATTATGGCCGCTGAAGAAGGCCATGAGGCGGTGGTACGAGCTCTACTCGGCGGAAATGCTATAATTGAAGCAAGAAACAAGTCCGGATATACTGCACTTTTATTGGCTGTTCAAAATGGGCATGAGGCGGTTGTCAGTCTCCTGCTGGAGAAGGGTGCTAATACTGAAATCAAGGGGTACCTTGACAGAACTCCGTTGCTGATAGCCGTTGAAAATCGTGATGATGCAATGGTAAGGCTGTTGCTCAATAAGAACCCCAATATAGAGGCAAGAGATTCGAAAGGCCTGACCCCGCTCTCATTAGCCGCTTGGGGCGGCGATGAGACGGTAGTGCGACGTCTGCTAGAGAGGAATGCGAATATAAATTCGAAGTGCGGCAGGGGCTTCACTGCGTTCTATTTAGCAGCCAAAGGTGGTCATAAAGCCGTGGCAGATCTTCTTAAAGAGGCAAGAGCATTATAGTTTGTTTTACGCTTGTATGCAATTATATAGGGCTAGATTGAATTAGACATACGCCACCCAGCATAGCCTATTATTCCAAGTGCAGTCACAGCCAGTGCTCCCAGCCTTAATACAGCTAGTTGGACCCTAGGCTTCAAGTGACTCTCTAACAACTTTTGAAACTTTTCTGGCTCATTTCCCCGCGGATATTTCTCATCGGGGATTGGGAGGTCCAGAAACGGACAGATCTGCTCCCACCCGAGACCCTTCTCGAGTTTAACCAACAAAAGTCTCTCCTTGGGGAGTGTGTTTTTCGCGAATTTGATACTATAGATGTCAGGTTATATAGATCGTACAACTGATTCTTCACATAtagatgaagaaaggaggGGTGAAGTTAGGTTACTCACTATTCAACATAGTTCCTACGAAGCGCGGCCTCGTTGTTCGGATCCCCAGGGTTTGTCCCGTCGGACATAGCCCAAAACATGACTTGATTGAGACGGAAGAAGCCTTtgaggatgatatcgaagTGTTTCAAGATATTCATAGGGAACGAAGTTGCCATTCTCACTACATTGGCGATAGTGTTGTCCATTGATGTCACCCATTTGTCTGGGTCACGGTGTGTCAGAATAAACTTGACATCCGGGTCTTCGGCATATACTTCGAGAGCCTGCGAGCCTAAATAGCTGGGAAGCTCAATGAAGCACTGCGATCCGATTAGCTACCATTTCAAAATCATTCGAAAGCTGGGGATTTGACGAATATTGTGATAGTCCACGTACGTCATAATCACTCAACCACTTGTCGAAGTCAACCCTTTCGTATCGCTTGATACCTGAGAAGCGATTATGCTGTGCAATCACGGCTTCCTCTAGAATCTTCATATGTACCGGTCCACTGAAACAAGCCTCGGTCATGTGGTACGGACTAAAGCCTAGTATCCTCATGGCGGCGAGCAACCCCAAAGTACCCGATCTATAGATAGTCAGTCACCTTGTGCTAGTGTACTGGTACCGTGGTTAAGGTCAACTCGAGGTACAGAAGGACTGCTAAGAGTTTCTCTCACCTGCTGCAGCTGGCGATAACGActttcatcttttttttgttagCTGGTTGAGCCAACCTGTCAATTTGGCGAGACATATTGAATGAAGGCGCCGTATTATTCAGATACGAGTGAAAAAAGCAACTGAGCTCGGGGTTGAATCTTATTTATAGGTAGAGACCAAGGGTTGAACATACACATTTGTGAAAGCTCCACCTGGGCAAAGTCTACCAATTGAGAGTTTTAATGATATTTTGCGTATAGCCTGGCCAATGCACGGACCGCATTGTCCAGCACAAGTCCATTGATAGGAAAGGTTTCATATTAGCTTTACTGCGGCTAACCAGCCTTATGGTGGTTTGTCCTCAGTGGACCCATTTTAAGATAACGTGTAAGCACTAGCGCTTTCTAGTCTACGTGTGTATACGAGGTGGTTCATAGACCTTACTAACTCCTGCAATTTCAATGACTTTACAGTTTTGTTGTCATGCCATCGTTCCCATGCATTATCATTGTATCACACAGTATGTGCATCGGGATTGGACAACTTGGCTTGGTCTAAACTCTAAAGCCGCAACCGTCGGACATGTATTTATAGATGAGCTGGGTTTTGCCGACTTGTCTGGACTTGGGGGCCAAATGTGGCGCTACGCTCTAGGACCCGGCTGAGAGACGACACGGCGAATGGCATTCAGTAGGGAATATAGGTTAGGCTCCACTTCAGCCCAACTTTTATCCTTCCCCGTATTCCCAACTCTCCAGTGGTGTCGATGTCTAACGAACGCATACCTAGAAGAGCATCAACCGGGTTAATGGATTCCACTAATGTCATGATCAACGGATCCTATATTCGATATCTAATAGCTCATACTTGCTCACGGGTGGATATATCTTCTATCGGTCTTCTGGAATATCTCATAGCGCGGGTATAAAGGTGTCACATATCTCGCGACTTGAAACTTAATtgcatacggagtagatgggCTAAAAAAGAGAATTCTACCCATGAATAGGCTGCCAACCGGCAAGACAATGCCGGCAGGATTCCTGAGCTTTATATTCCAATTACCTAGTTGATCGATGTCTTGTCATAGGTATCTATTGCATTGGCACGTGCAACGCCGTACGCGTCCTAGATATACCTACGTCAGACTCCACCTGCCAAGGCACTATTCTATACTCTAAGATTTGGAAAGCTTGGCatatttcttgatttcttatctttctaCTCTGTACATTGCCCTATCTATTGACGTGGGATACTATGGTGCGTGGGGAATTCAACATTTATAGCAACGTATTGAGAGCAGCTGGCGAACAGGCTTATGTACATTCCATGAAGGGATCGATGCCTTTCAAATAATGAATACCACATTATAGTAAATGCACTTATTATAGTGCCTATACACTTTAAAGGTGCTCCAAAGCTACTCAGTGATATCAATATTTGGTCGTTTTGTCTACATATCTAAGCGTTGATCCTTCCTGTTCTTTTTATCCCTACTGATACCGGCTTATCTACATGATTATGGATGTTTATCTATGTCCATAAGGGAAGTAGCTTTGTGTGACGTCTATTATCCATAAAAGAGACTTGTAAACCAATGTCCCTATATGACAAGCATTGTTATGGCTTCGGCAAAGCTTGATAGGAAAAACCTGTCTTGTCCCGTAATCCTTCCGTTTGGTGTGCCCGACCATGCAACGGACTCTGTCCACCGTGCTTTTTGAAATCCTGTGAAGAGTCATCCATTACTCATAAACGCCATGGGAAACCGCGATGGGAGGACTCGGCCATCCTGCTTTTCCGTTAGGTTTTTCATGTGTCGGCATCTGACGCGGTGGCACGATTCTCCAGTGGCAAGTTGCACACTCTAGGAACAAAGCAGTTAGCTGCGTGGGCATACCATCGTTATAAAATGTCAGTCATTTGCTCTGAcggccttctttgtccagGACCCTTTGACTCCCCACAGACCGTGGGGGTTCCAGTTCCGTGGGGGAAGCCGAGGGCCATTCGCCCGAGGTGCGGTTATGCTTTTGCGGGGATCGTATCGGATCCACTCAAGCTTCCACTTTGAGAAATTGGTTGGATAACGCAAAGGATCCCAAAAATCAAGTTCTCCATATTACGCTAAACTTATCTTGTAACGAATCTGGGGTTTAGTAAGGGCGTGGGGGTTGCTGAACGCTGGCTTCTTGCGGGGAGCGTGCCAAATATATAAAAACCCTTCCCCAACTTCCAGCCTGTCACCCAAGGCCCTTGCGAAGGTCATCTTATTATATTATAACCTTCCTATACATTACCCATCATGGATCCGAAGCCGCAAGGGACTCACCATGAAGATCCGGTCAAACCCGCGAACATGGACCACATCAACGTCGTGCGGGTTCCTCTGACCGAAGAGGATAGCAAGCGGATTCGAAACAAGACTGACAGGACCATCCTGGTGATCCTGATGTGGGGTTACTTCCTACAGATTCTCGACAAGACGGTTCTAGGATATGGTGCCACATTCGGCCTAAAGGAGGACACCCACCTCTCTGGCAATGAGTATTCCTTGGTCGGCTCTATCGCTCCGATCGCCCAGTTGGCCTGGCAGCCATTTTCCTCGTTCTTGATTGTCAAAGTGCCACATAGAATATTGCTTCCTGTTCTGGTCGCCGGATGGGGCGTCGCACAAGCGGCAATGGCTGCTTGCCACAACTTCGGTGGGCTAATGGCCACCcgcttctttcttggtcttttcgAGGCAGGCTGCCTGCCTCTATTCAGTATTATCACTGCCCAATGGTACCGTCGTGCAGAGCAGCCACTACGAGTGGCAGCTTGGTACAGCACCAATGGTCTTGCCACCATTATCGCTGCGGCCCTAAGTTATGGGCTGGGACACATCCAGTCCGGTGTGCTTAAAGAGTGGCAGATGTAAGTTTTTGCCTAGCTTAGATCTGGGCTCTAAGATATTAACTGACATTTTCCACAAATagtatcttcctcttcgtcggtCTTATTACCATCGTCTCGTCGCCATTCCTCTA
This window of the Aspergillus oryzae RIB40 DNA, chromosome 8 genome carries:
- a CDS encoding uncharacterized protein (ankyrin repeat) — protein: MVDPNEYTVGWICAITTEYVAAQAFLDEKHESSAYLSPQNKNDYTLGRLANHNVVIAVLPIGEYGTSSAARVAETMLHSFPNVRIGLMVGIGGGAPSADHDIRLGDIVVSTPSNNHGGVFQYDYGKTIQGQRFFPTGYLDQPPAVLRAAVNGLQARYEIEGHHLAGDIDQALERNPRLRKKYGRPDPASDRLYQSHIVHPPHDKSNCTISCGDDPSTLVLRNPRTEDEDSPIVHYGLVASANQLMKDACMRDKLTMEKDVLCFEMEAAGLMNHFPCLVIRGICDYSDSHKNKAWQGYAAMAAAAYTKDVLRRISPQHVQAEKKIMEILSTVKTIHETTQDIDRGVKRLRQLGDDQEYQAVINWLTPVNYALQQNDFIARRQEGTGEWFLNSTEFKQWLSQSKQTLFCPGMPGAGKTMITATVIDHLYRTYQNKPKTSITYIYCNFRQQHQQRYTDLLLSLLKQLVQGQPFIPNAVRVLYDECKGRGSRPSHEGILSTLYSVAASYSRLFILIDALDECQVSNEDRERFLRIVFGVQERTKANILVTSRFVHEIEKRFGESIRLEIRASDMDVQRYIEQRLQSFPSFVLHNPALQAEIKTNLARAVEGMFLLAKLYLDSLVYKTTPKAIRCVLADLEVTSAERSDNGQKSKVLDHAYNQAMERIRGQAPEHQKLANRVLSWIACATRNLTLSELRHGLAVEFNTPELDEDNMPDIEQAVSVCAGLVIVDEKSNAVRLVHYTTQEYFERTYNEWFFQGHINITKACLTYLSFKDFDGDHFLTPMKMAMRTWSNPLYYYAALNWGYHARKAYMEEDKLVLDFIHNTSKLLVCGHFIRQGQLGRGLGSVDMESMHLTACLGLSKSMSILLEGSHDVDPRDSLYMTPLLWAAMQGHEAAVKLLLENGADVNSADAWGMTSLSWAAKRGHEAVVKLLLEWSADTEEKTRKGDTPLIMAAEEGHEAVVRALLGGNAIIEARNKSGYTALLLAVQNGHEAVVSLLLEKGANTEIKGYLDRTPLLIAVENRDDAMVRLLLNKNPNIEARDSKGLTPLSLAAWGGDETVVRRLLERNANINSKCGRGFTAFYLAAKGGHKAVADLLKEARAL
- a CDS encoding uncharacterized protein (predicted protein); this encodes MSRQIDRLAQPANKKKMKVVIASCSRSGTLGLLAAMRILGFSPYHMTEACFSGPVHMKILEEAVIAQHNRFSGIKRYERVDFDKWLSDYDCFIELPSYLGSQALEVYAEDPDVKFILTHRDPDKWVTSMDNTIANVVRMATSFPMNILKHFDIILKGFFRLNQVMFWAMSDGTNPGDPNNEAALRRNYVE